A stretch of DNA from Candidatus Cloacimonadota bacterium:
CTTATCTGGAATCTCTCGATCTTGCATACGTGCCCTATAGATAAACGAAACAAAGCGTCCCACGGCATCATTGGAATATAAAGTATAGTTATCGGGAATTTTAAGGCTAAACGGATACTTCTTCCAAAATGCCGAGCTGATAACTGGTTGTTGGTAGGTTTGATAACCCTGTCTTTCGGCAAATCGTTTAAGAAGCAATTCGAAGATATTATCGCTTTGCATGGCTCCGATTTTTCCCAAGTTTAGTTTGTTTGATCCCAATAGATACATAATCAGTTGATCTCTGCTAAAGTGATTCCGAGCAATGAAAAGATCGCCTCCGCTGGATTCTACTCGGGTTATAAAATCTTGTGCCAATGTCTCTTTCATATATTGTGACACCCTGCCATTGGATTCTAAATCTCCAATAAAAATAAGGTTTCGATGTTGTTTATAATCCTCCACTTTTGCAATGGGTACCATATTCAAGCGAAAATATTTCTCGGGATATGCCAAAACGATTTCTCGCTCGATACTACTTTGGATAAATGGTTTAGTTGTTTTCCACTGTTCTGTATCGCAAAATATATAAACATCTCTTTCGTCGCCCATAGCCAGCGGTTTGCCATTATCGATTATACTGTCATATCTGGTATATCTTGCCTGTTCTTTGGTTGAAGGTTGACACCCCAACAGCAACAATATACACACTGCTAAAATCACATAACGCATATTATACCTCCTTTTTAAAGAAGATCTTCACGTAATTAATTCCGCTTATTAAAGTTATTAACACTACCAGCCAGAACCACAGTTCCACGCCTAATCTTAACCCTTCACTTATTTGTGGCAAAAACGCCCAAGCAGCCAAAGCAAAGATGATGCCAATCATCTGCATCACGGTTTTAAGTTTGCCCAGGTTCCCTGCTGCAACCACTATTCCGCGTTGAAGAAACACCTCACGCAAGATGCTTATCCCAAATTCTCGTAATGAGATTACAATTAAAATAATAATATTAAGATTAAAGGGAGGCAACAAACACAAACCAAATAGTGCAGAAAGCACCAAAAGTTTATCTGCCAGGGGGTCCATAATCTTGCCAAAATCGCTTATTACATTCCATTTTCGTGCCAAAGTTCCATCCACATAATCTGTTAGAGAAGCTACAACAAATACGGTAAGACTGTAGATGCTTGCATGTTTACTGTGGCATACAAACATCATATACAAAAACAACGGTACCAACAAAAACCTTAATACTGTTAGAATATTGGGAATATGTTTACGCATCTTCAGCCTCTTCTTCAGCTTTGCTGGTAACCACAATCGGCTCCAGATCATTTAGAGCAGAATCTTGTTCATACCTACGCAAACAAAAGTATAATACCAGCGTACCCACCAAACTAAGCCCAGCCATTAACAC
This window harbors:
- a CDS encoding DUF4837 family protein, whose translation is MRYVILAVCILLLLGCQPSTKEQARYTRYDSIIDNGKPLAMGDERDVYIFCDTEQWKTTKPFIQSSIEREIVLAYPEKYFRLNMVPIAKVEDYKQHRNLIFIGDLESNGRVSQYMKETLAQDFITRVESSGGDLFIARNHFSRDQLIMYLLGSNKLNLGKIGAMQSDNIFELLLKRFAERQGYQTYQQPVISSAFWKKYPFSLKIPDNYTLYSNDAVGRFVSFIYRARMQDREIPDKYVNVYYEDMPKNIIDHQWLIEKRKMLGEKYFEGDTFNEEIISKEQTQVAGFDAFSIVGAWKNMKHLIGGGFQSYAFWHEGKAYIVDNIVYFPAGDKLPILVELQVISNSIEIK
- the pgsA gene encoding CDP-diacylglycerol--glycerol-3-phosphate 3-phosphatidyltransferase, with product MRKHIPNILTVLRFLLVPLFLYMMFVCHSKHASIYSLTVFVVASLTDYVDGTLARKWNVISDFGKIMDPLADKLLVLSALFGLCLLPPFNLNIIILIVISLREFGISILREVFLQRGIVVAAGNLGKLKTVMQMIGIIFALAAWAFLPQISEGLRLGVELWFWLVVLITLISGINYVKIFFKKEV